The Gossypium hirsutum isolate 1008001.06 chromosome D03, Gossypium_hirsutum_v2.1, whole genome shotgun sequence genomic interval ACTGTCCCTCCCAACAACATCATGTAATTATATATAACGCATATtattatcgtataaaaatttatataaaaagtattattagtataaaataaaaataacaaaaattcaacaCAACACTTATCTTGGCCACCGACCAACAACCTTAAATTGCAAAATTGTGATATTTCATGCAATCTTGTGGCGAGGACCACAATGTCCCCCAAAAGGCATATATTCCTCATATATCCctcaatttgataattttttcaatttggtctttgAGGTTTTTTTTGTTCAcactattttttttctatttttcttaatttatatcaattctaaaaagaattattgaaatattatgaaGAAAGTacatatactttttaaaatttcaagtgaTAATAGGAGAAAATCTTAAAGTGTCATCTCGTCACACTTTAATTAAACGTAAGTTTAGGAatcaattgaaaaaaattgtcaaattcgGATAATAATATAGACCAAAAATATACTAAGTTCAAAGATTAAATATTGCtttttatctcttttattttttgtgttgtCCTTGTGGTAGTCCCTGTTAAGAGTTCATTATATATCATCAATcatctttttatcattttatcctttcattttttatcttaattattgCAAATATTTAATATTCTTCTGGATAAAAATACTAAGGAAGTTTCAGTATTAGGAGTGAGATTGCATTTTACCTATTCTACTAAAAAATAGGCAGATTAGTCTCTGCACATTAGATCAAATAGAAAACtgatcattctgttaaaaattccatccatttctactattaaaaacggGTCCCTATATATCAACATGAGATACACTTGGCATGCCATGCCAATTTTTAGTAATacaaaatggataaaatttttaataaaaaagactgATTTACTCTTTAAGTTAACGTACAAtgattaatttgtctattttttagtagagaagacaaaatacaatctgactcttAATATAAAGGCTTTCATGATACTTTGATCAATTCTTTTTGCTAGCTTGTTTTTAATTTACCCTTCTATCAACAAACAAAAACCATGATCATCCTCGTAATCTTTGTCGGCATCTTTCATGAATATACCCTTCCATGATCTGCTTTTCCATTTTTGTAACATATTTAGTTGATTCTGTATTCGAGTTATTTTGAGTTCAAATTATTTCTGTTTCGGATAATTTTAGAATTGTATTGGACAAATTTTAATCGTTAACTTTTTATAATCAATTTGAGTTCAATCAAGTTTTAATTTcactaaaaagaaattaaataattcgagttatttgagttgattaAGATATTcggattaatttgaataaaaaaataagtttttcggttgaactcgaatatgaattacacaattcgagttattcgaaaatccgaataagaaaaagcaaaactacgtcgttttgataaaagtttacattttctaaagttaaaagtcaaaaccattatGTTAAAAGGTAAATctatgtcgttttgataaatgtttactcattaaggtaaaaggcaaaaccattatattgtttatgtagttaaatcatcttatacttcgtctactagttaaataatcagtcCATGTAAATGCAAccttgagtataaataatagtattcgttaactcgactcaaaatattttgactcgattcgatttgattctaaaaaaattcaaattgagttcggttgctaaaataggattcgtcaactcgactaactagaaattttttgacttgattcgactcgactcgatcgaatacaCACCCCTATAGATGATGATGCCCTACAAAAGTTCCTCATGAATGTGAAGAATTTTAAATATTCCTCGTGAGAATATTAGATGCATTGTCGTGtataaattttaagtattatcaaagaataataacataatattttattataaaataaagtaaaaaaatagtgaaggatttataaataaatgctaaaaccttaaatttaaaacTCTAAATTCGAGATTCGAGACCTTAAACCTTTAAACCCAAGATCCTAAATTCAagagttaatatttatttataatagttacgATTAACATGTTATTATTAAATACCAATGATGCACAAAACTTATGCATCGACAgtgcatcaaatattattttatcttatattatAGTCCGTAATGTTATACTTCGGAATAAGATTACATTGTTTAAATTCTCAACATTTCAGTCATTTTGTAATCCCACAATCCTAAATAGTGTTAAAATGTTGTAATATAGGATATAATCTCATTAATTACCACCTATTCCTGAAGTAATCTTAAACTTTAGACCAATttaccatttattttattatttttatcagttcaatctttttttttccaataaaaGTTAGGTCTAATTATGATTGGTAATGCAATTGCTTTTCAagaattattataattatcatttataaatttattttacgatcatatatttacttattaatatgtaaattgtaataaaaataattataaaaattttatgaaaattgagactaaaaatattaattttttttaaaaaaatttataacaaagtcaatttaataaaatgtgctTCTAGATAATCTTACATTCTATCAATCGAACATACTGAACATTTCACCCCATAATTTTACATTCTTGTAATGAAATTACAAAATGTAGTCTTACATTCCTTGAACCAAACCTCCCTAAGTGTGCGAAGATCATCATTTTTATGTATGCATTattctaatggtttaattatgCCCTTGGCCCATGTActcttctaatttttaaaatttagtccttttacatTCTAATggtttataattttctttttataatcaCATACGTTGTTATCGGTTTTATGATTTGAGTGgaattaattataatgtttttatataatacaaattCAATCTCACATACCCACACACAAACGAACCTACAGGTCGAACCCTAGTTTCAAATTTGGATGAACTAATTTCAGCCAATGGGTTAAAGACTTTGAAGTCTTTGGGgtatataaaattttctttattagTAAAAAATTGAAGCGAAattatgataattaattaatcaagagggaaaacaagaaagaagaaatatagtTAGACTTTAGCAACTTCACTCAACCATCCTAGTCAAAAGCTAAGTTTACTTAATATAGTAGTTAATAACATTAATCTCTAAATTTAAGGTTAATTAGGATATAATTACATtacatttgatatatttttaaatatcataaTTATCTACACATATTAAAGTTAAGTCACATATATAGATTCATCCACTCCATGCCATTAATGTAACTATTTTGCCCTATATAGAATACATCTTGATCCTCAAATCCTTGTGCTCCAAATTCCCCTAGGAATGGTGGTGGATCCACGGCTTCCATCGAAAGAACCGACGACGAACTCGGACTATTACTCGAAACTCCGTCTACTCGTTCTGTCAATCCTTGGATTTCCTTTTCAGCCTCTCGAAGTTGGTCCTTCAACTGTAAAACCTACCCAAAAAAAGGAAATCGTAAATTTTGAGATTCGAATTTCACATAAAAGACGCATGTTTTGGATTAGGGATATTTCAAGTACTCTTTTGTTGTGTAATAAAGGGAGGCAAAGGTTTTTTTTAATGGACTAAACCCAACAACATGGCATTGTTTTTCTTCGAGCCTAGAGCTCATGCATGGTGGGGTAAACCCTTTTGTCTTTATTGTTTTCAAAGGATAAAAGATAAGAAAGGGATAAGCACTTGCTTGATTTTCTTCCAACCAACGCTCTTAATTCTTtttgttaattaataattaattttttctttaaaaaaaattcataaattgcGGAACTAAGCCCTCGTgaaaaaaaagagtcaaaattttagttttggtgcttttactattttaaaatttagatttactCCCAAATTTCTttattagttagtccaaatactgaattggattttttttttgttttccaaaaagaaaaatttatgaTAGTATGATGAGTTGGAaagcattttcaaaaaaatattgtcagcattttaattagaataattaagaaaatccaaaatttgaaaataataaagggactaaaaataaaatttgaccattaaACAGGACATGCTTTATATGGGTAAGTAGGAAACAGCCTGATAGTATTATTAACAAATCTGTTTGGTTCCTgagaaaccaaaagaaaaaaagggtttttttttaaaatggttaaaagcttaaaataaagaaaagagtttgTGTTTAAACATACAACTAAATCATTTCTGTTCATAAAAtgcatgaaatatatatatatatacacctcgGATTCAAGGCGACATTTCTCAACAACAACACCTTCATGGATTGTCTTCAACTTGCTATACTCTTCCTCGAGCTTCTTGTTCTTCCAACGAGCTCTTCGGTTTTGGAACCAAACCGCGACCTGCCGAGGGTCCAGACCGAGCTCTGAAGCGAGTCGGTCTTTCCTCTCGGACTCGAGTTTATGTTCATTCCCAAAGTTAAGTTCAAGAAGATCAACTTGTTCTTGGCTAAGCTTTCTTTTCTTAGCTGTCTCCGCCGCGGTTGCCGCCCCGCTTTCCCCTCCCTTGTTCTTCTTCCGTCGTCGTCGAGGCTTCGATATTTCCCCTGCCATTTAAAAAAAGGGTTCCTATAAGTTACCAAGATTAATGAAAGAAATCATAAAGATTTGAGTTTAAGTACACAAATTATTTACCTTGTTGTGGTGCAACTTGAGTGTATATGCAAGGGTACATTTGGGTGATTAGAGCCATTGGATCTTCAAGCTCTTTCATTTGGGTTGTCATGATGATTTTGCTCTTGAGTTTAGCAATGGGTTTTATCTATGCTAAGAGAAGTGGATATGTTTGTGAAGTAATGTTGTTTATTTATAGGGTTGAGTAGGACTTACAAAAGGAGTACACTATTCAAAGATGGGAACTTCATTTGCATTTTGAATGACAACAATGCCCCTTTGTAGTGTTTCAATATTTGGTATATCAAATTTGGGAAAAAAGAAAGTTTATGCTTTAAATAGTTTGTTTTCACTTTTTAATAAACTTGTGCATGTATGGggattttatatataaaagaagttCAAGTTTAGAGACAAAGGAAAAACATAATATTGCAATGATATTGATAattatcttttacaatttaaactTCATTCAATaatcgaaaaatatataaattaaaactagaTTATATTACATTCACGATGGAGTGAAAGTAATTATGTTTAaaagtatgtattttttttctagatttcatgtaaaaagataaaaatatcagTTGAGACTCGATTACGGGTATACCAACTTGgtcaaaaactttaaaaatttgcTTTGGGAATCATTTAGAGATCGGCTTAGATGATAAAAACCctttttttagtatattttttattgtcaAATTGAATTAAAGAGTCTTATTTTTATAGAAAGATGATGTTTTTGGACTAAAAAGTGGATAAGGCACTTTAAATGAAAATTCGAAATGGGAAAATagatataccaattaaaaggTTTTCCTCATCTCACataatttgtattaattattcaCAATATAAATTCAAGAATGATAGCTTCCATGAAATTTCCTAATCCTGAAATAAAGATGGGGTTTGGATTAGGCTTTCCTAATTAGGTAATTAAGATAAAAGGTGAAGGGTTAGCAAGGgaacaaatacaaatacaaaaaaatcaaaagggTTTATTGGGATCCCAAATCAATAAACAAATGAGTTATGGTTGGCCTCTGGATTTGGACATGCAATGGCAAGTCACCTTTTGTTGTCCAATTAGGTGGTATCTCCAACTCTTTTAATGACCACTATTAGCCAACTCATGCTATCCTTTTTGGCTTTAGCCAATAACCCCatagcttttaaatttttttacccaTCACAAGTTCCAAGACCAAATTgagtgaaaattaaaatttggtaaAGAATTTGAAACTGGGgtcgaaataaaattttaaaattttgagggttaaaggtaaaaaggttgttcaaaACTTATATTGAATATTTAACAATTGAAAGGGGTTGAAGTTGATATTATTCCACTTACCTAATGCCCCTATATATTAGTTGGTTTGATTATGTTGTACTGTGCACAAATATCGAAgtgaataaatatcaaaattatatataaatattgatttaatttGTAATTTCATATACGAATTTTAATTTGGTACAATTACATACATAAAACTTTGATTGCAGTTCTAGTgtgtataaataa includes:
- the LOC121215277 gene encoding homeobox-leucine zipper protein ATHB-40, whose translation is MTTQMKELEDPMALITQMYPCIYTQVAPQQGEISKPRRRRKKNKGGESGAATAAETAKKRKLSQEQVDLLELNFGNEHKLESERKDRLASELGLDPRQVAVWFQNRRARWKNKKLEEEYSKLKTIHEGVVVEKCRLESEVLQLKDQLREAEKEIQGLTERVDGVSSNSPSSSSVLSMEAVDPPPFLGEFGAQGFEDQDVFYIGQNSYINGMEWMNLYM